The proteins below are encoded in one region of Nitrosomonas ureae:
- a CDS encoding OmpA family protein: MKKISAKNTLIGMVLMPAMFSGAVLAQEANTDQSADTATTKPQAYGIDGRGEVARNSTGLCWRTSYWTPAMAIHECDPDLVKKPEVVAEAPAPAPVKTAPEKITFSADALFDFDSSKLKPNGIQSLNEFVTGIEGVKYDLIIAVGYADRIGSDEYNKALSLRRAESVKSHLVSRGIDPSLIFVDGKGEANPVTGNSCAGERKSKALIECLAPDRRVEIEVAGTR; the protein is encoded by the coding sequence ATGAAAAAAATATCAGCCAAAAATACTCTTATTGGAATGGTGCTTATGCCAGCAATGTTTTCTGGTGCTGTCTTGGCACAAGAAGCAAATACTGATCAATCGGCAGATACCGCAACAACTAAACCGCAAGCTTACGGTATTGATGGCCGTGGTGAGGTTGCAAGAAACTCAACAGGATTATGCTGGCGCACCAGCTATTGGACACCGGCCATGGCTATTCATGAATGTGATCCGGATCTGGTCAAGAAGCCAGAAGTAGTTGCAGAAGCGCCTGCACCGGCACCTGTTAAAACAGCACCTGAGAAAATCACATTTTCTGCCGATGCGTTATTTGATTTTGATAGCTCGAAATTAAAACCCAATGGCATCCAATCGCTTAATGAATTTGTTACGGGCATAGAGGGTGTAAAATATGACCTCATCATTGCTGTAGGCTATGCTGATCGCATTGGATCAGATGAATACAATAAAGCGCTCTCGCTCCGCCGAGCCGAATCGGTAAAATCGCATCTGGTATCAAGAGGCATAGACCCAAGCCTCATCTTTGTTGATGGCAAAGGCGAAGCCAATCCGGTAACAGGTAACAGTTGCGCCGGCGAAAGAAAATCTAAAGCGTTGATTGAGTGTTTAGCACCTGATCGCCGGGTTGAAATTGAAGTAGCAGGCACCCGATAA
- a CDS encoding TRZ/ATZ family hydrolase: MSNREEIDTLIEAKWIIPVEPAEIVLNQHAIAIDHGIIKNILPIAEASQRYQPQQTFTLNDHALIPGLVNLHTHAAMTLLRGLADDLPLMEWLNKHIWPAENQYVNAQFVLDGTRLACAEMIKGGITCFNDMYFFPESCAQAAASSGMRAAIGMIVIDFPTTYASDADDYLAKGLELRDKYQHNPLLSFCFAPHAPYTVSDKTFNSILTYAEQLDAAIHIHLHETQDEIRISMESSGVRPIERMQQLGLLSPNLIAVHMVHLTDHEIKLLHQYNCSIAHCPSSNMKLASGFAPISSLVNQGVNVGLGTDGAASNNRLDMFEEMRLAALLAKANSGRADALPAHQVLRMATLNGANALGLGESTGSLTVGKAADIAAIDFSHLNLTPCYDPVSHLIYAASREHVSHVWVNGRILLEDKELTTLNEAELHYRAAMWQERITATSQQLF, from the coding sequence ATGAGTAATCGGGAAGAAATTGATACACTAATTGAAGCGAAATGGATTATTCCTGTTGAGCCCGCTGAAATTGTATTAAATCAACATGCCATTGCAATTGATCATGGCATCATCAAAAATATCCTTCCGATTGCCGAAGCCAGCCAGCGCTACCAACCACAACAAACGTTCACTTTAAACGATCATGCACTGATTCCGGGATTAGTCAATTTGCACACTCATGCCGCCATGACTCTCTTGCGAGGACTTGCTGATGATCTACCTCTGATGGAATGGCTCAATAAACATATCTGGCCGGCAGAAAATCAGTATGTTAACGCGCAATTTGTACTGGATGGCACCCGGCTTGCCTGTGCCGAGATGATCAAAGGAGGCATTACTTGCTTTAATGACATGTATTTTTTCCCCGAATCCTGTGCACAAGCTGCGGCAAGTTCAGGAATGCGCGCTGCTATCGGTATGATTGTCATTGATTTCCCGACAACTTATGCCAGCGATGCGGATGATTATCTGGCCAAGGGATTGGAATTGCGCGACAAGTATCAACATAATCCGCTGCTATCCTTCTGCTTTGCACCTCACGCACCTTATACCGTCAGCGACAAAACCTTCAACAGCATTCTGACTTACGCAGAACAACTCGATGCGGCGATTCATATCCATTTGCATGAAACCCAGGATGAAATTCGAATCAGTATGGAATCCAGCGGCGTAAGACCCATAGAGCGCATGCAGCAATTAGGATTGCTCAGTCCCAATTTAATTGCCGTGCATATGGTGCACCTGACCGATCATGAAATTAAATTACTACATCAATATAATTGCAGCATTGCTCACTGCCCTTCCTCTAACATGAAATTGGCCAGTGGATTTGCGCCTATTTCATCATTAGTCAATCAAGGCGTTAATGTCGGCTTGGGTACAGACGGAGCAGCCAGCAATAACCGTTTGGATATGTTTGAAGAAATGCGCCTCGCGGCATTGTTGGCTAAAGCAAACAGTGGCCGGGCTGACGCCCTCCCCGCCCATCAAGTGCTACGCATGGCCACTCTGAACGGCGCAAATGCTCTAGGATTAGGTGAATCCACTGGTTCATTAACCGTTGGCAAAGCAGCCGATATAGCAGCCATTGATTTCTCTCATCTTAATCTTACTCCTTGCTATGATCCCGTTTCACATTTAATCTACGCTGCAAGCCGCGAACACGTGAGCCATGTGTGGGTAAATGGTAGAATACTGCTTGAAGATAAAGAATTGACGACACTGAACGAAGCTGAACTGCACTATCGCGCAGCCATGTGGCAGGAACGTATCACAGCAACGTCACAACAATTGTTTTAA
- the ubiG gene encoding bifunctional 2-polyprenyl-6-hydroxyphenol methylase/3-demethylubiquinol 3-O-methyltransferase UbiG — translation MENDGINADPLELEKFSQLAHRWWDPHSEFKPLHEINPLRLNYINDLTNGLMGKTILDVGCGGGILSEGMASMGAHVTGIDLSDKALKVAKLHLLESGYDVDYRKITVESLAQEKPQHYDIVTCMEMLEHVPDPMSVIRACAQLAKPNGWIFFSTINRNPKSYLFAIIGAEYVLNLLPRGTHEYAKFIKPSELARMARNASLTDEKLIGMTYNPFTKIYALEEDTDVNYIMAYRS, via the coding sequence ATGGAAAATGACGGTATCAATGCTGATCCGCTGGAGCTTGAAAAATTCAGCCAACTCGCTCACCGCTGGTGGGATCCGCACAGTGAATTTAAACCCTTGCATGAAATCAATCCATTACGCCTTAACTACATTAATGATCTGACAAATGGATTAATGGGAAAGACCATACTGGATGTCGGCTGTGGCGGTGGTATTCTATCCGAAGGCATGGCATCAATGGGCGCACATGTCACCGGCATTGATCTCAGTGATAAAGCGCTCAAGGTTGCCAAGCTGCACCTGTTGGAAAGCGGCTATGACGTTGATTACCGCAAAATTACCGTAGAGTCGTTGGCGCAAGAAAAACCACAGCATTACGATATTGTCACTTGTATGGAAATGCTCGAGCATGTGCCCGATCCAATGAGCGTTATTCGCGCGTGCGCGCAATTAGCCAAACCAAATGGCTGGATATTTTTCTCAACCATCAATCGCAACCCGAAGTCCTACCTATTTGCAATTATTGGCGCGGAATATGTTTTAAATCTATTACCGCGCGGTACGCATGAGTATGCAAAATTCATCAAACCTTCCGAGCTTGCTCGCATGGCGCGTAATGCCAGCCTGACCGATGAAAAACTGATCGGCATGACGTACAACCCCTTCACTAAAATTTATGCACTGGAAGAGGATACCGATGTCAACTACATCATGGCTTACCGCAGCTAA
- a CDS encoding HAD family hydrolase produces MVEAVLFDFDGTLADTAPDLGHALNRQRTARGLTELPIEQIRPLASAGSRGLLGLGFNIKPGDENYEFMRDEFLDFYTQYLCHDTCLFPGVEALLNQMETMSIPWGIVTNKPARFAHPLIQTLGLGQRVACVICGDETTHTKPHPAPLLAASNKMTISPAHCIYLGDDIRDVQASLAAGMQSIVARYGYLGIDQAPETWGAHHLIDHPEELLAHL; encoded by the coding sequence ATGGTTGAAGCTGTTCTCTTTGATTTTGACGGAACCTTAGCCGACACCGCACCTGATCTTGGTCATGCCCTAAACCGACAGCGCACTGCACGAGGCCTCACCGAACTCCCCATTGAACAGATCCGTCCGTTGGCATCCGCTGGGTCGCGAGGATTGCTAGGACTCGGCTTTAATATCAAACCAGGTGATGAGAACTATGAATTCATGCGCGATGAATTCCTGGATTTTTACACCCAGTATCTGTGTCACGACACTTGTTTGTTTCCGGGCGTAGAAGCGTTGTTGAATCAAATGGAAACGATGAGTATACCGTGGGGCATTGTCACCAACAAACCTGCCCGTTTTGCACATCCACTCATCCAAACACTTGGGTTAGGACAGCGCGTTGCCTGTGTCATATGTGGCGACGAAACCACTCATACCAAGCCACACCCTGCACCACTCCTGGCAGCCAGCAACAAAATGACCATCTCTCCTGCTCACTGCATTTATCTGGGAGACGACATTCGCGATGTTCAAGCAAGTCTGGCAGCCGGCATGCAATCCATCGTTGCACGCTATGGCTATTTGGGCATTGATCAAGCCCCTGAAACCTGGGGCGCACATCACCTGATCGATCATCCCGAAGAATTGCTAGCCCATCTGTAA